The Oleiphilus messinensis DNA segment CAGCACTGATTCCCTGCCCACCAAAGGAAATAACCTTTTCCAGAGATGCTTCCGTCATCCCGCCAAGCGCATAAACCGGAAGCTTGGCAGCAGCAACGAGCCCCCGGAAGGCGTTCCAACCAAGCTCAGGCCCCGCATCATGGGAGCGTGCGGCTTCAATTGGAGATAACACGACAAAAGTCATACCTGAACTTTCAGCGTGCTCGATTTCATCTTTATTGTGACAGGATGCAGCTAGCCTTCCACCCGCAGCGCTGAACGCTTCCAGTGCGCCAGAAACGCCATCTTCGTCCTCGTTGCTCTCACTACTGTTTACGGCAAGTAGCTCCCGGCTCCTCAGATGAACGCCTGAAATACCATTCTGCAACAGCGAATCAATAGCACTGGACCCATTTTGCTTGAACAAACTGGTAAATAACTCAAAATCGATCATTAGATGAACGCCAGCCTGTTGACACCAGGCACCAAAACGCATCACCAAGATGCCGTAATCATCCAGCGTCAATTCGCTCCGCCTCACTCGTACCAACTTGATTGCAGCCCGCTCACACACAGCCTTTAACTTATGAAATCCTGCTTCGGGATCAGTTATCGACCCGGTGATTAAATAACGCTGAGGAAGCTGCAGCGCAGCAATGATGGGAACATTTGCCTGGGGGAATTGATATAGCCCCAGCTGTTCAATCGGCACCCATTCAACAGGCTGCCCTTCTACACCTTGAGGGTGCCCAAAAAATTCAGGGACGCGCCAAACATCGAGACAGACTAATTTATCAGAATAATCATGATGGATCTGAATGAGTGGTATCAGCGCAGAGGGGTTCGCTTGAATTCCCAGCTCTTCCGATAATTCCCGAACCAGAGCCACTTCCACCGTTTCGCCTTGCTCTACCTTGCCACCGGGAAATTCCCACAAGCCCCCTTGATGCACGTGGTCTGGCCGTTTCGCTAACAGGATCAGGCCATCTCGTTCGACAACCCCTACTGCAACATGAATGCGCTTCTTTGCGTGAGCATCAATAAAACCAGACATATAAATAGACCATGAATCAGAAATGGAAGCATCGTGACCAACTCTCGGAGCCATCACAAAGATTGCAGGTGTAAAGACAAGATTATCAGCATATAACACCCCAAGCGGAGATTGGAAAATGCTTGGGGTGCATCAGAGTATCAAAAAGCCATGGGAATTAGGTGCGGTACTCTGCATTAATACGGACATAGTCATGGGATAGATCTGTTGTCCAGACGGACTCAA contains these protein-coding regions:
- a CDS encoding Nudix family hydrolase, yielding MSGFIDAHAKKRIHVAVGVVERDGLILLAKRPDHVHQGGLWEFPGGKVEQGETVEVALVRELSEELGIQANPSALIPLIQIHHDYSDKLVCLDVWRVPEFFGHPQGVEGQPVEWVPIEQLGLYQFPQANVPIIAALQLPQRYLITGSITDPEAGFHKLKAVCERAAIKLVRVRRSELTLDDYGILVMRFGAWCQQAGVHLMIDFELFTSLFKQNGSSAIDSLLQNGISGVHLRSRELLAVNSSESNEDEDGVSGALEAFSAAGGRLAASCHNKDEIEHAESSGMTFVVLSPIEAARSHDAGPELGWNAFRGLVAAAKLPVYALGGMTEASLEKVISFGGQGISAVSEWWHGETR